One genomic segment of Gottschalkia acidurici 9a includes these proteins:
- a CDS encoding class I SAM-dependent methyltransferase, with product MSIIPRFTKSLERITSFFPRLVYFYSLYYKDIVEKEVELGQLTEEDKVLCIGGGPFPCTALEIAYQTGAKVCVVDCDPVAVSCAQRVIDKLNMSERVRVFISRGEDIDPSKYSVIHMALQVFPKDKILKNILKRCSSETRVLVRSPKEHLKSLYFKEFEITDNQYQNQSIDQDNCTMNATLLFRKIKE from the coding sequence ATGAGCATAATACCTAGATTTACTAAGTCCTTGGAAAGAATAACGTCCTTCTTTCCAAGACTAGTGTACTTTTATAGTCTTTATTATAAAGATATAGTAGAAAAAGAAGTTGAGTTAGGACAATTGACTGAAGAAGATAAAGTGCTTTGCATAGGAGGAGGACCATTTCCATGCACAGCATTAGAAATAGCTTACCAGACAGGAGCAAAGGTTTGCGTAGTAGACTGTGATCCTGTGGCTGTAAGTTGTGCTCAAAGAGTTATAGACAAACTTAATATGTCAGAAAGAGTACGCGTATTTATATCAAGAGGAGAAGATATAGATCCTTCAAAATATTCAGTAATACATATGGCATTACAAGTATTCCCTAAAGATAAAATACTTAAAAATATCTTAAAAAGATGTTCTAGTGAAACCAGAGTGCTAGTTCGTAGTCCCAAAGAGCATCTTAAGTCATTATACTTCAAGGAATTCGAAATTACTGATAATCAATATCAGAATCAATCTATAGATCAAGATAACTGTACAATGAATGCGACTCTATTATTTAGAAAAATAAAGGAGTGA
- a CDS encoding lysylphosphatidylglycerol synthase transmembrane domain-containing protein gives MKKYLLLLASIASVVMILWLADFNKVFNAIKSFDMSIIIIGCVLQIITVMLLNIQWYTISIQIGQKISFKNIFHINMAGTFTESITPSVKFGGELTKILMIKSIANISTSKSTAIVGVQKTISIFTFIVLNIISLLLFIIQSTNLSSNIINVIVISFIVLTVIFALISLMLFYPQKIKYITKFMKNENRFKQKIEDGIDGFNKSFREMIKNKRLLILQTILSIIIWQFYGVKAYLIAKGLNVDVSLIQMSVITYLTYMVSMIPLLPGGAGSFEGTMILLLTSIGVPSYNGMAISIMLRFVTFWFVFLISAAYLLIHQIFKVTKKKLKTLSV, from the coding sequence GTGAAAAAATACCTTCTTCTGCTAGCAAGCATAGCATCGGTAGTAATGATATTATGGTTAGCTGACTTTAATAAGGTATTTAACGCTATAAAATCTTTTGATATGAGTATCATTATCATAGGATGTGTTCTACAGATAATAACTGTGATGTTGCTTAATATACAATGGTATACAATTAGTATACAAATTGGACAGAAGATATCTTTTAAAAACATTTTTCATATAAATATGGCTGGAACATTTACAGAAAGTATAACTCCTTCAGTAAAATTTGGAGGAGAACTAACAAAGATACTTATGATAAAGTCAATTGCAAACATATCGACAAGCAAGTCAACAGCAATAGTAGGAGTTCAAAAGACAATTAGTATCTTCACATTCATAGTACTCAATATAATATCATTACTTTTATTTATAATTCAAAGTACTAATTTAAGTTCTAATATTATTAATGTAATAGTAATTAGTTTTATAGTATTAACGGTGATATTCGCACTTATAAGCCTAATGCTATTTTACCCACAGAAGATTAAATATATCACCAAATTTATGAAAAATGAAAATAGATTTAAACAAAAAATAGAAGATGGAATTGATGGTTTTAATAAATCTTTTAGAGAAATGATAAAGAATAAAAGATTACTCATTTTACAAACTATACTTTCGATTATTATATGGCAGTTTTATGGAGTAAAAGCTTATCTTATAGCAAAAGGACTAAATGTAGATGTTAGTCTTATACAAATGTCTGTTATAACTTATCTTACATATATGGTATCTATGATTCCATTATTACCAGGTGGTGCTGGTAGTTTTGAAGGAACTATGATTTTACTGCTTACGTCTATCGGGGTACCATCATACAATGGAATGGCAATTTCTATAATGTTAAGATTTGTTACTTTCTGGTTTGTATTTTTAATAAGTGCTGCTTATTTGTTAATTCATCAAATATTTAAAGTAACTAAAAAGAAATTGAAGACTTTAAGTGTATAA
- a CDS encoding Crp/Fnr family transcriptional regulator — MLNILKECSLFKGQALSHIEHLLGSINYRVEHFKENEIVFSYEKIADTIGIILSGSIDVQKIFPCGKVVTVTTRTAPDLIANASMFSKIEYYPSNISACSPSDILLIHKNELLKLFLIDKRIMINFLESVSNRILELNKKIEILSLNSIKEKIAFFLINECEKNNSNKITLSFSKKSWSEHMNVSRSSLSRELRDLSDKGILTFDKRTIIIKDLEELNLILYES, encoded by the coding sequence ATGTTAAATATTCTTAAAGAATGTAGTCTATTCAAAGGCCAAGCTTTAAGTCATATAGAGCATCTTTTGGGAAGTATAAATTATAGAGTTGAACATTTTAAAGAAAATGAAATTGTCTTCTCCTATGAAAAGATTGCTGATACAATAGGAATTATCTTATCTGGATCTATAGATGTTCAAAAAATATTTCCTTGTGGAAAGGTTGTAACAGTAACTACGAGAACTGCACCTGACCTAATTGCTAATGCCTCAATGTTTTCTAAAATTGAATATTACCCATCTAACATCTCTGCATGTAGTCCGTCTGATATATTGCTTATTCATAAGAATGAACTACTAAAATTGTTTTTAATTGATAAGAGAATAATGATAAACTTTTTAGAGTCTGTATCTAATCGTATACTAGAATTAAATAAAAAAATCGAAATACTTTCTTTAAATTCTATTAAAGAAAAGATAGCTTTCTTTCTTATCAATGAATGTGAAAAAAATAATTCTAATAAGATAACTTTATCTTTTTCAAAAAAATCTTGGTCTGAGCATATGAATGTTTCAAGATCTTCACTTTCAAGAGAGCTTAGAGATTTAAGTGATAAAGGTATATTAACATTTGACAAAAGAACTATTATAATTAAGGATTTAGAAGAGTTGAACTTAATTCTTTATGAAAGCTAA